A DNA window from Flavisolibacter ginsenosidimutans contains the following coding sequences:
- a CDS encoding ABC transporter permease → MTTTDSTAINGVTEEWSEVIEPRTRLLDLRLSELWRYRDLVAMLVRRDFVTNYKQTILGPLWFFIQPLITTITFVIIFGKIAGIETGGPPHLVFYLSGITIWNYFSETLNRTASVFRDNASIFGKVYFPRLTMPLSIVISNIVRFGIQFSLFLAVWGYYLLKGNTIHPNAYALLTPVLLVLMGLLALGLGMIFSAMTTKYRDLVFLLSFGVQLLMYATPIIYPLSKLEGKSYMWAILANPMTPIVETFRFAFLGVGMFQWSYLGYSAVASLGILAIGTIIFNKVEKSFADTV, encoded by the coding sequence ATGACTACAACCGACAGCACTGCTATAAACGGCGTTACTGAAGAATGGTCCGAAGTTATTGAACCCCGCACCCGATTGTTGGATCTGCGCTTGAGTGAACTGTGGCGTTACCGCGACTTGGTAGCCATGCTCGTTCGCCGCGATTTTGTTACAAATTACAAGCAAACAATCCTGGGTCCGCTTTGGTTTTTCATTCAGCCACTAATTACAACCATCACCTTTGTTATCATTTTTGGCAAAATTGCGGGCATTGAAACAGGAGGACCTCCGCACCTTGTTTTTTATTTATCCGGCATAACCATTTGGAACTATTTTTCCGAAACGCTAAACCGCACAGCATCCGTTTTTAGAGACAATGCTTCCATCTTCGGCAAGGTTTATTTTCCGCGGTTGACCATGCCGCTCTCAATCGTTATTTCCAACATCGTAAGGTTTGGAATACAGTTTTCCCTGTTTCTTGCCGTATGGGGCTATTACCTGCTAAAAGGAAACACCATCCATCCCAATGCGTATGCATTGCTAACACCGGTTCTGTTAGTATTAATGGGACTACTCGCTCTTGGCTTGGGAATGATCTTTTCGGCGATGACAACCAAATATCGCGATCTTGTTTTCTTGTTAAGCTTTGGTGTGCAATTGTTGATGTATGCGACGCCCATCATTTATCCTCTCAGCAAGTTGGAAGGCAAATCTTACATGTGGGCAATTCTTGCAAATCCCATGACGCCGATTGTAGAAACTTTTCGTTTTGCCTTTCTTGGCGTGGGAATGTTTCAATGGTCGTATTTGGGTTATAGTGCAGTAGCGTCGCTGGGTATACTTGCCATTGGGACAATCATCTTTAATAAAGTAGAAAAAAGCTTTGCCGACACTGTATAA
- a CDS encoding ABC transporter ATP-binding protein: MSEIVISTKNLGKLYRLGEVGTGTVSHDLNRWLARLRGKEDPFAKVGEVNDRTKKGNSEYVWALREVNFDIRQGEAVGIIGRNGAGKSTLLKVLSKVTAPTTGRIKVKGRIASLLEVGTGFHPELTGRENIYLNGAILGMTKREITRKFDEIVDFAGVDRYIDTPVKRYSSGMYVRLAFAVAAYLESEILIVDEVLAVGDAEFQKKCLGKMGDVTHKEGRTILFVSHNMASIKNLCSSAILMNNGGIETEGDTSIVIDQYLSEGNEVERYIQWTEEERPAAPELEVHSIKVLDHRGRMDSILTTDEDIRVEINYRLKEPLRNLRVGINFFTTDGLEIISTSDFNFQDASRLRKPGLYKSVCIVPKHLLNLGTLIAKVDFDIPKTKAILMDIPVSFTVSELAFNQLGITATNRPAGVVHPYMKWEIHCEQEVLNEP, translated from the coding sequence ATGAGTGAGATCGTTATCAGTACAAAAAATCTGGGCAAGTTGTACCGGTTGGGAGAGGTGGGCACCGGCACGGTGAGCCACGATTTGAACCGGTGGTTGGCGCGGCTGCGCGGCAAGGAAGATCCCTTTGCCAAGGTGGGCGAAGTGAACGACCGCACCAAAAAAGGCAACAGCGAATACGTGTGGGCATTGCGGGAGGTTAACTTCGACATCCGTCAGGGCGAAGCCGTGGGCATCATCGGCCGCAACGGGGCGGGGAAGAGCACGCTTTTGAAGGTGCTTTCCAAGGTAACCGCACCCACCACGGGGCGCATCAAAGTAAAAGGCCGCATTGCGTCGCTCTTGGAAGTGGGCACGGGTTTTCACCCCGAACTGACGGGGCGGGAAAACATCTACTTAAACGGCGCCATTTTGGGCATGACCAAGCGGGAGATCACCCGCAAGTTTGACGAAATCGTGGACTTTGCCGGCGTGGACCGTTACATCGACACGCCGGTGAAGCGCTACTCGTCGGGCATGTACGTGCGGTTGGCCTTCGCGGTGGCGGCCTACCTGGAATCCGAAATCCTCATCGTGGACGAAGTGCTGGCGGTGGGCGACGCCGAATTCCAAAAAAAATGTTTAGGCAAGATGGGCGACGTCACGCACAAAGAAGGCCGCACCATCTTGTTTGTTTCCCACAACATGGCTTCCATTAAAAATCTCTGCTCTTCCGCCATCCTCATGAACAACGGCGGCATTGAAACCGAGGGCGACACCAGCATTGTGATTGACCAATACTTATCAGAGGGCAATGAAGTTGAACGATACATACAATGGACCGAGGAAGAAAGGCCTGCTGCACCGGAACTTGAAGTGCATTCCATCAAGGTGCTTGACCACAGAGGAAGAATGGACAGCATCTTAACCACCGATGAAGACATTCGCGTTGAAATAAATTACCGGTTAAAAGAGCCGCTGCGCAACCTGCGCGTAGGCATAAATTTTTTCACCACCGACGGATTGGAAATTATTTCGACCAGCGATTTTAATTTTCAGGACGCTTCGCGTTTGCGCAAGCCCGGCCTTTACAAAAGCGTTTGCATTGTTCCAAAGCACTTGCTAAACTTGGGAACACTAATCGCAAAAGTTGATTTCGACATTCCCAAAACAAAAGCTATCCTGATGGACATCCCGGTTTCCTTCACGGTTTCGGAACTGGCCTTTAATCAATTGGGAATTACAGCAACCAATCGTCCTGCAGGTGTTGTTCATCCCTATATGAAATGGGAAATTCATTGCGAACAAGAAGTGCTTAACGAACCCTAA